A genomic window from Chitinophaga pollutisoli includes:
- a CDS encoding class I mannose-6-phosphate isomerase yields the protein MNWRKTTQPLLPATTAERKPLPAGRYDMYPFASLGSGRIQSGYATLANWMKGRNVILIDGYIGNDWEYIASSLERELTAAGVAVNLVYTANLMKPEAEIEALVAPFLGEKGTVWGRRTTLTLKDLFDSSKLDNIQIPATGITLVVGAGAALANVQAPVVYVDLPKNELQYRMRARTANNLGKSRWDDNQETYKRFYFVDWVLLNAHKQSILPAIEVIADGQWKETISWAPQAAISEGLQQLSQNVFRVRPWFEAGAWGGDWMKEKISGLNKEEVNYAWSFEMIVPENGLVFESDGVLLEVAFDWLMIKHAKEVLGADEPRFGIDFPIRFDFLDTFDGGNLSIQCHPSVQYIRENFGETITQDETYYMLDCKPGAKVYLGFQDDIDPAAFRAALEGSVAKNEAIDIEKYVRVFEANKHDFFLIPNGTVHSSGKDNLVLEISATPYIFTFKMYDWVRLDLNGKPRPINIDHAFRNLDFSRKGTRVEDELISKQSVIEKGDNWQLVHAPTHQQHFYDVHRLEFEGTVTVETVGKCHVLMLVEGESVVVETANGFRQRYNYAETFAIPAAAGSYRIINEGGATAKVVKAFVK from the coding sequence ATGAATTGGAGAAAAACAACCCAACCCCTTCTGCCGGCAACAACGGCAGAACGAAAGCCGCTCCCGGCAGGCCGGTACGACATGTACCCCTTCGCCAGTCTGGGTTCCGGCCGTATTCAGTCCGGATACGCAACGCTTGCTAACTGGATGAAGGGTAGGAATGTCATTTTGATTGACGGTTATATCGGTAACGACTGGGAGTATATCGCCAGCTCCCTGGAGCGGGAGCTGACGGCTGCCGGTGTAGCCGTGAACCTGGTGTACACTGCAAACCTGATGAAACCCGAAGCGGAGATAGAGGCCCTCGTGGCGCCTTTCCTCGGTGAAAAAGGAACCGTCTGGGGCCGCAGGACGACGCTGACCCTGAAAGATTTATTCGATTCCAGCAAATTGGACAATATACAGATACCCGCAACCGGCATCACCCTCGTAGTAGGCGCCGGCGCGGCTTTGGCCAATGTACAGGCGCCCGTGGTGTACGTAGATCTTCCGAAAAACGAACTGCAATACCGCATGCGCGCCCGCACCGCCAATAACCTCGGCAAATCGCGGTGGGACGATAACCAGGAAACGTACAAGCGTTTCTATTTCGTGGACTGGGTGCTGCTCAACGCGCACAAACAATCCATCCTCCCCGCCATCGAAGTGATCGCGGACGGGCAGTGGAAAGAAACCATCTCCTGGGCCCCGCAGGCAGCCATCAGCGAAGGGCTGCAACAGCTGTCGCAGAACGTGTTCCGTGTACGGCCCTGGTTCGAAGCCGGCGCCTGGGGCGGCGACTGGATGAAAGAAAAAATTTCCGGCCTGAATAAAGAAGAAGTGAATTACGCCTGGTCGTTCGAAATGATCGTTCCGGAGAACGGCCTCGTGTTCGAAAGCGACGGCGTTTTGCTGGAAGTGGCATTCGACTGGCTGATGATAAAACACGCGAAGGAAGTGCTGGGCGCCGACGAACCACGTTTCGGTATCGACTTCCCCATCCGATTCGACTTCCTCGATACGTTCGACGGCGGCAACCTGTCGATCCAGTGCCACCCCAGCGTGCAGTACATCCGCGAGAACTTTGGGGAAACCATTACGCAGGACGAAACCTATTACATGCTGGATTGCAAACCGGGCGCGAAGGTGTACCTCGGCTTCCAGGACGACATCGATCCGGCGGCGTTCCGCGCGGCATTGGAAGGAAGCGTGGCGAAAAACGAGGCGATCGACATCGAAAAATACGTACGGGTATTCGAGGCGAACAAGCACGACTTTTTCCTCATCCCCAACGGCACCGTGCATAGTTCCGGGAAAGACAACCTGGTGCTGGAGATCAGCGCCACACCTTACATCTTCACTTTTAAGATGTACGATTGGGTAAGGCTCGACCTCAACGGGAAGCCGCGCCCCATCAACATCGACCACGCTTTCCGCAACCTGGATTTCAGCCGCAAAGGCACCAGGGTAGAGGACGAGCTTATTTCGAAGCAAAGCGTGATCGAAAAAGGCGACAACTGGCAGCTCGTACACGCGCCCACCCACCAGCAGCATTTTTACGATGTGCACCGCCTGGAGTTCGAGGGAACGGTAACGGTGGAAACGGTGGGCAAATGCCATGTGCTCATGCTGGTGGAAGGGGAATCCGTGGTGGTGGAAACCGCCAATGGCTTCCGGCAGCGGTACAACTACGCCGAAACATTCGCGATCCCCGCAGCTGCGGGATCTTACAGGATCATCAATGAAGGCGGCGCCACGGCTAAAGTGGTGAAGGCTTTCGTCAAATAA
- a CDS encoding ROK family protein, whose product MNNNYVIGADIGGSHITAALISLSNGEVAADCKFKEPVDAGAGAEDILARWTACIARTLAAVGREVAAIGIAMPGPFDYPGGISLIKGVAKYESLYGMNIREALAASLGFASGIYFENDASCFALGEAWSGEGKGSSRMVAVTLGTGLGGTFLRDNVILHEGTGIPPEGYIYHLPYKDGIAEDYISSRWLLNGYHQRTGQRLAEVKDLADLAEKQDTTALALFAGLGNSLGEVLAPWLRDYEAERLVIGGNIRKAHPYFLAPLETYLRDNGIATTVHISGRGENSALSGAAWICSTHINNNNAR is encoded by the coding sequence ATGAACAATAACTATGTGATAGGTGCGGATATCGGTGGTTCCCATATAACGGCGGCCCTGATAAGCCTGTCCAACGGTGAAGTGGCGGCAGATTGCAAGTTCAAGGAGCCGGTGGATGCCGGCGCCGGTGCGGAAGACATCCTGGCGCGGTGGACGGCTTGCATCGCCCGGACGCTCGCGGCCGTGGGGAGGGAAGTAGCGGCTATCGGCATAGCCATGCCGGGGCCTTTTGATTATCCCGGCGGGATTTCGCTGATCAAAGGCGTTGCCAAATATGAATCACTTTATGGTATGAATATCCGGGAAGCGCTGGCGGCATCGCTGGGCTTTGCGTCGGGGATTTACTTCGAGAACGACGCGTCCTGCTTCGCGCTCGGCGAGGCATGGTCGGGCGAGGGGAAAGGTTCCAGCCGCATGGTGGCCGTAACGCTCGGCACCGGGCTCGGCGGCACTTTCCTGCGGGATAATGTGATCCTGCACGAAGGCACGGGCATCCCGCCGGAAGGATATATCTATCATCTGCCCTACAAAGACGGCATCGCGGAAGATTATATCTCTTCGCGCTGGCTGCTCAACGGGTATCACCAACGCACCGGGCAACGGCTCGCGGAAGTGAAAGACCTGGCGGACCTGGCCGAAAAACAGGATACCACGGCCCTGGCGCTCTTCGCCGGACTGGGCAACAGCCTGGGCGAAGTGCTGGCTCCCTGGCTCAGGGATTATGAAGCGGAAAGGCTCGTGATCGGCGGCAACATCCGCAAGGCGCATCCCTATTTCCTGGCGCCGCTGGAAACTTACCTGCGGGATAACGGCATCGCCACTACGGTCCACATTTCAGGACGCGGAGAAAACTCGGCTCTCTCAGGCGCCGCATGGATTTGCAGCACTCATATCAATAACAACAATGCGCGATAG
- a CDS encoding GntR family transcriptional regulator yields MNLKIDHKSKMPLHIQVEELLRELISQPAYQNGSFLPKEVELANRLGVSRNTIRQATNKLEYEGLLARKKGVGTKVAQRQLSTSLQDWQSFTKEMSKRGIATSNLLLTLEKVQADEKMAGFFNIPVNTPVCKLSKLKGVEGEPIVYFESYFHPRIILTESDDLNRPLYQLLSEKFDIIVVRSSEHISALMAGSVAKKLQVDPKDPVLFRERFVYDPGDRPVEYNIGYYRSDKFTYSIEIRSEP; encoded by the coding sequence ATGAATTTGAAGATTGACCATAAGAGCAAAATGCCGCTCCACATCCAGGTGGAGGAACTGCTGCGCGAGTTGATTAGTCAGCCCGCGTACCAGAACGGTTCCTTCCTGCCGAAAGAAGTGGAACTGGCCAACCGGCTGGGCGTTTCCCGGAACACCATCCGCCAGGCCACCAACAAGTTGGAGTACGAAGGTTTGTTGGCCAGAAAGAAGGGCGTGGGTACCAAAGTGGCGCAACGCCAGTTATCCACCAGCCTGCAGGACTGGCAAAGCTTTACCAAGGAAATGTCCAAGCGGGGCATCGCTACCTCCAATCTCTTGCTTACGCTCGAAAAAGTGCAGGCCGACGAAAAGATGGCCGGGTTTTTCAATATACCCGTCAACACGCCCGTCTGCAAACTCAGTAAACTGAAAGGCGTCGAGGGCGAGCCAATCGTTTATTTCGAAAGTTACTTCCATCCTCGTATCATCCTTACGGAAAGCGACGATCTGAACCGTCCGCTGTACCAGCTCCTGTCCGAGAAATTCGATATTATTGTCGTGCGTTCCAGCGAGCACATCAGTGCATTGATGGCCGGCAGTGTGGCGAAGAAGCTGCAGGTAGACCCGAAAGATCCCGTACTTTTCCGGGAGCGCTTCGTGTACGACCCTGGCGACAGGCCCGTAGAGTACAACATCGGTTATTACAGGTCCGATAAATTCACGTATTCGATAGAGATCAGGTCAGAACCCTGA
- a CDS encoding Gldg family protein has translation MRVIYRIARQELSLLFHSPVAWLILIVFPIQIGVNFLYYIQMIGRAQRMGNHFNDVTSMVFAGLQEGFYPGVKNTLYFYIPLLTMGLISREMHSGSIKLLLSSPIKVRDIVLGKYLAMMGYGAMLLLIIAAYGVAGSFFITNIDWMLLVSGAMGLYLLICAYAAIGLFMSSLTTYQVVAAISTLAVLAGLNFVGGLFQGNDTVRHITYFMSIAGRTEQFIFGLISTQDVVYFAIVIGFFLAITGMRLQDQREARSAGARTARYLGLVALCFAAGYVSTIPAFTGYADMTATKTHTLGPQSRALIATMDQPLKVTTYVNILDNNYYLGAPEKKSADERILTPYRRFMPDMEMKYVYYYDFSNNEGLYKNYPGESDAAIAKKVADIQDLDYKKVLKPEEVRKLVDLNPEENRLVRHLQYGDRQTFLRYYNDIRIYPGEQEFTAALKRLVTPREIPVITFLRGNGERSITKAGDAEFLRFVNELTFRGALINQGFNVDTVNLDQQEISDATSVLVIADPKTTFSPAVQLKLDQYLASGRNLFVITEPGSAQVLQPLLTQMGIRPGSTPVQEESRDYAPDFILARFTDSAGAIAPMLSAFKAGNGVVSMPGTLPLQYGAAAGFHTVPLLESKEKGALAVASQREINGKTQRIVVTGDADFMSSGELGRRKPYIWNQPLITEMFRWFTYGDFPVNTGAIRSTDAIDSDDKGIMTMRIIFFGLIPGSLLIFAAALLLYRKRR, from the coding sequence ATGAGAGTCATATACAGAATCGCCCGGCAGGAACTGAGCCTGTTGTTTCATTCGCCGGTGGCATGGCTGATCCTGATCGTGTTCCCTATCCAGATCGGGGTGAATTTCCTTTATTACATCCAGATGATCGGAAGGGCGCAAAGGATGGGGAATCACTTCAACGACGTGACCTCCATGGTGTTTGCGGGCCTGCAGGAAGGGTTTTATCCCGGGGTGAAGAACACGCTCTACTTCTATATCCCGCTGCTCACAATGGGGCTGATCAGCCGCGAAATGCACAGCGGTTCCATCAAGCTGCTGCTTTCGTCGCCCATTAAAGTGCGCGACATCGTGCTGGGCAAATACCTGGCGATGATGGGCTATGGCGCCATGCTGCTGCTGATCATCGCAGCGTATGGTGTCGCGGGTTCGTTTTTCATCACCAACATCGACTGGATGCTGCTGGTTTCCGGCGCGATGGGGTTGTACCTGCTGATATGCGCATACGCGGCCATCGGGCTTTTCATGTCCTCGCTGACTACTTACCAGGTAGTGGCGGCAATCAGTACCCTGGCGGTACTGGCCGGTTTGAATTTCGTGGGAGGCCTCTTCCAGGGGAACGATACGGTGCGGCATATCACGTACTTCATGTCGATCGCCGGAAGAACGGAACAGTTTATTTTCGGGTTGATCAGCACACAGGACGTTGTGTACTTCGCGATCGTCATCGGTTTCTTCCTCGCCATTACCGGGATGCGGCTGCAAGACCAGCGGGAAGCCCGGAGCGCCGGCGCCCGCACCGCCCGGTACCTCGGGCTGGTGGCCCTCTGTTTCGCAGCGGGGTACGTCAGCACCATACCGGCTTTCACCGGTTATGCAGACATGACGGCCACCAAAACGCATACCCTCGGCCCCCAGAGCCGGGCGCTCATCGCCACGATGGACCAGCCCCTGAAAGTGACCACCTACGTCAACATCCTCGATAACAACTATTACCTCGGCGCGCCGGAAAAGAAGAGTGCGGACGAGCGCATCCTCACGCCTTACCGCCGGTTCATGCCCGACATGGAGATGAAGTATGTGTATTACTACGACTTCTCCAACAACGAAGGGCTCTATAAGAATTACCCCGGCGAAAGCGACGCCGCCATCGCCAAAAAGGTAGCCGACATCCAGGACCTCGATTACAAAAAAGTGCTGAAACCGGAGGAGGTTCGCAAGCTGGTGGACCTCAATCCCGAAGAAAACCGCCTGGTTAGGCATTTGCAGTATGGCGACCGGCAGACGTTCCTGCGGTATTACAATGATATCCGGATTTATCCCGGCGAGCAGGAATTCACCGCCGCGCTGAAGCGCCTTGTGACCCCGCGGGAAATTCCCGTGATCACGTTCCTGCGCGGTAATGGCGAGCGCAGCATTACGAAAGCAGGCGACGCGGAGTTCCTGCGGTTCGTGAACGAGCTTACGTTTCGCGGCGCGCTCATCAACCAGGGTTTTAACGTGGATACGGTCAACCTGGATCAGCAGGAAATTTCCGATGCCACCTCGGTGCTGGTGATCGCCGATCCGAAAACGACCTTTTCGCCGGCGGTGCAGCTGAAGCTGGATCAATATCTCGCCAGCGGCAGGAACCTGTTCGTGATCACCGAACCGGGATCCGCGCAGGTGCTGCAACCCTTGCTCACGCAGATGGGGATCCGGCCCGGCAGCACACCGGTGCAGGAAGAAAGCCGCGACTATGCGCCCGACTTCATCCTGGCCCGCTTTACCGACAGCGCCGGCGCCATCGCACCCATGTTAAGTGCATTCAAAGCGGGCAACGGCGTAGTATCCATGCCGGGAACCCTTCCGCTGCAATACGGCGCCGCCGCCGGATTCCATACTGTTCCGCTGCTCGAATCGAAAGAGAAAGGCGCGCTGGCTGTGGCCTCCCAACGGGAGATCAACGGCAAAACGCAACGGATCGTGGTAACGGGCGACGCGGATTTCATGAGCTCCGGCGAACTGGGACGGCGTAAACCTTACATCTGGAACCAGCCGCTGATCACCGAAATGTTCCGTTGGTTCACCTACGGCGATTTCCCCGTCAATACCGGCGCAATCCGTTCCACAGACGCGATCGACAGCGACGATAAAGGCATTATGACCATGCGGATCATCTTCTTCGGCCTCATCCCCGGATCACTCCTCATCTTTGCGGCAGCCTTACTGCTGTACAGGAAACGGAGATAG
- a CDS encoding ABC transporter ATP-binding protein yields MQDNIVKIEGLFHRYSKDWAVQDIHFEINRNGIVGLLGSNGAGKSTTMNILCGVLSQTRGQVLIEGIDMRTDPEEAKKRIGFLPQNAPLYLEQTVDEYLTYCAHLRLIEKSKIKAAVDVVKERCGVAHFSNRLIGNLSGGYRQRVGIAQAIIHRPLLVVLDEPTNGLDPNQILEVRQLIKEIASDRAVIFSSHILSEIQATCQDIIMIEGGKIVFKDTMDTFNNYIEPDSLVATMENPPAAEELTSIPGIREVAFISDKTVRIRFEPAADIAESLVETSVHRKWRLREITLEKSSLDAIFAQLSNKTFKPSVQS; encoded by the coding sequence ATGCAAGATAATATCGTAAAAATTGAAGGGCTGTTTCACCGGTACAGCAAAGACTGGGCGGTGCAGGACATCCATTTCGAAATCAACCGGAACGGCATCGTGGGGCTCCTGGGCTCCAACGGTGCGGGGAAGTCCACCACCATGAACATCCTTTGCGGCGTACTCAGTCAAACCCGCGGCCAGGTACTCATCGAAGGCATCGACATGCGCACCGATCCTGAAGAAGCGAAGAAAAGAATCGGTTTCCTGCCGCAGAATGCGCCGTTGTACCTGGAACAAACCGTAGACGAATACCTCACTTACTGCGCACACCTGCGCCTGATAGAAAAGAGCAAGATCAAAGCGGCGGTAGACGTGGTGAAGGAACGTTGCGGCGTGGCGCACTTCAGCAACCGGCTCATCGGCAACCTGTCCGGCGGTTACCGCCAGCGCGTGGGCATTGCGCAGGCAATCATCCACCGGCCGTTGCTCGTGGTGCTGGACGAGCCCACCAACGGTCTCGATCCCAACCAGATCCTGGAAGTACGGCAGCTGATTAAAGAGATCGCTTCCGACAGGGCGGTGATCTTCTCCTCCCACATCCTTTCCGAGATCCAGGCCACCTGCCAGGATATTATTATGATCGAAGGGGGGAAGATCGTGTTCAAAGACACGATGGATACTTTCAACAACTACATCGAACCGGATAGCCTGGTGGCCACGATGGAAAACCCTCCGGCCGCCGAAGAACTGACATCCATCCCGGGCATCCGGGAAGTGGCGTTTATTTCGGACAAGACGGTGCGCATCCGTTTCGAACCCGCGGCGGATATCGCTGAAAGCCTCGTGGAAACAAGCGTTCACCGCAAATGGCGCCTGAGGGAAATCACGCTGGAGAAGAGCTCGCTCGACGCCATTTTCGCCCAGTTATCGAACAAAACCTTTAAACCTTCCGTACAATCATGA
- a CDS encoding RagB/SusD family nutrient uptake outer membrane protein yields the protein MKKLPIYIITIIALSGCDKFLDIKPKDKFIPTTVADYENMLNSGTMVNFGDQYWDLMSDDAFLPEGEPGNLFTKAQPFARLIYKFTPSPYTQGDNDYTWSEGYKRIFYCNSIINNIMEATEGTDANRKAVRAEALLGRAMEHLLLVNTYAHHYDAATAASQPGIPIALIADISAKFVRNSVKEVYDQILADGQAAVADLPLKNKLTKFRASKAGGYALLARTYLFMGDYENARKNADLAIGLQGELKDMNTYSVIIPGPFPNIPGAPLGWTNIPDVQKNPETIVGRHFLRPFGLGMDVCASPELTALFTNDDKRWTLYYADGWPPAPPFNYMNRYGVKLFLRGDYYNNYLGVAEMYLVRAECLAREGKKAEALADINKLRQHRITPAAYVAYTPGDFGDDNERVLRFVLEERRRELAFTGIRVIDLKRLNKEPRFAKTIKHTAEGKEYELLPNSDQYLRQLWPNATVFNPDWPLNP from the coding sequence ATGAAGAAATTACCTATATATATCATCACCATCATCGCATTATCCGGTTGCGACAAGTTCCTGGACATCAAGCCTAAGGACAAGTTCATCCCCACTACGGTGGCTGATTACGAGAATATGCTCAATTCCGGTACGATGGTGAACTTCGGGGACCAGTATTGGGATCTTATGTCGGACGACGCCTTTCTTCCCGAAGGCGAACCTGGCAACCTGTTTACGAAGGCGCAGCCTTTCGCCCGGTTGATCTACAAGTTCACACCGTCGCCGTATACGCAGGGTGATAATGATTATACCTGGAGCGAAGGTTACAAGCGGATTTTCTATTGCAACAGCATCATCAATAATATCATGGAAGCCACGGAAGGCACAGATGCCAACCGGAAGGCCGTACGCGCCGAAGCTTTGCTGGGCCGTGCCATGGAGCATTTGCTGCTGGTGAATACCTATGCGCATCATTACGACGCAGCTACGGCTGCTTCCCAGCCCGGTATTCCCATCGCCCTGATCGCGGATATCAGCGCCAAGTTCGTGCGCAACTCCGTGAAGGAAGTGTATGATCAGATCCTGGCCGACGGGCAGGCCGCCGTGGCGGACCTCCCGCTGAAGAACAAGCTCACGAAGTTCAGGGCCTCCAAAGCAGGCGGATATGCGCTGCTGGCCCGTACGTACCTGTTCATGGGCGATTATGAAAATGCGAGGAAGAACGCCGACCTGGCCATCGGATTGCAGGGCGAGCTGAAGGATATGAACACGTACAGCGTGATCATCCCGGGACCATTCCCCAACATTCCAGGCGCGCCGCTGGGCTGGACGAATATCCCCGATGTGCAAAAGAACCCTGAGACCATCGTGGGCCGGCACTTCCTCCGGCCTTTCGGGCTGGGGATGGACGTGTGCGCTTCTCCGGAGCTGACCGCGCTCTTCACCAACGACGACAAGCGCTGGACGCTCTACTACGCCGACGGCTGGCCGCCCGCGCCCCCTTTCAATTACATGAACCGCTACGGCGTGAAGCTCTTCCTGCGCGGGGATTACTATAACAACTACCTCGGCGTGGCGGAAATGTACCTCGTGCGCGCCGAGTGCCTGGCCCGCGAAGGGAAAAAGGCGGAAGCACTGGCCGATATCAACAAGCTCCGCCAGCACCGGATCACGCCGGCGGCGTATGTGGCTTACACACCCGGGGATTTCGGCGACGACAATGAGCGCGTGCTGCGTTTCGTGCTGGAGGAAAGAAGGAGGGAACTGGCGTTCACGGGCATACGCGTGATCGACCTGAAACGATTGAACAAGGAGCCCCGCTTCGCCAAAACCATCAAACACACGGCTGAAGGCAAAGAGTACGAACTGCTGCCCAACAGCGATCAATACTTGCGGCAGCTGTGGCCCAACGCCACGGTGTTTAACCCGGACTGGCCGCTGAATCCGTAA